Below is a window of Streptomyces taklimakanensis DNA.
TAGGCGTGGTGGTGGTACGGCGCGCCCGACGCGAGGATCGTCTCGGTGCCGTCGGCTGACAGCGCCATGTCCTGGAGGTTGCCGCTGCCGTCCTCGCCGAGGTCCTGCGCCCATGCCTTCTCCACCGGAGTGCCGCCGGCCACGTCGTACACCCCGACGGTGGTGATGCTCAGGCTGGGCTCACCGGCGACGAGGGTGCCCGGCGCGTTCGGGGACACCTCCAGCAGCGGCGGGTAGTACCACCTGAAGTCGCCCGCCAGGCCACGCGTAACGGCCGGGTGGTCGGCGTCCGCGACGGGCAGGTCGATGGAGCCGATGTCGCCCCAGCCGTCGTCGCCGTAACTGAACCACAGCTTCCCGGCAGTGAGGGCGACACGGGCCGGGCCGGTACCGCTGCCGGTGTGGTAGTGCTCGCGGATGCTGTGGGTGGCGGTGTCGATGACGGCGATGCCGTCGGAGTCCTGCAGCGCGACGTACAAGGTGGAGTCGTCGGAGGTGAGCGTCATACCTCTCGCGCCGGGCTGGTTGGGGATCTCGGCGAGGACGGAGCCCTCGAAGTCGGTGACGATGATGGAACCGTCGTCGGGGTCGGTGACGAACACCTTGCGATGGGTGTCGTCGACGGCGATGTCCCCGAAGGACGTGGTCGGCAGGGTGGCGGTGGTGTCGGCGGCGGCCGGGGTGGCGAGACCGAGGGCCGCGGCGAGAGCGACGGCGACGGTGGTGGTGCGGTGGGCCACGCGTCGTATGCGCACGGATGTCCTTTCGCTGGTGGTCGGCGGTTGGCCGGATGCGGGGCGTACCACGGCACGCGAGCCGGGGAACGTCCCTCCCTCTACACGACCCGCAACCTACCCAGCCCCTCTGACAGGCCGCCGGCCATCCGCACACCGCCGCGCCCCGGTCGCCTCGCCGACCCCCTCCACCGGACGAAGCCCGCGCACACGGGGCGGACCCAACAGAGCTCCCACCGAGGACCGGCCCGTCGACGACCTCATGACGGGGAGGCCGGTGCGGTGCTGTCCTGGCCTGCCGCCCGTGGCCCGCGGGGCGTGCCGCGCCCCCGTAGCCACGCCGACAGCCCCCCGGAGAAGGGCGAGGGGGGTACCGGCCGACGTACACGCCGCTCCGACCGTCCTTGCCCACCGCGACCCCACCCACGACGGAACCCTCCGCCTGGACCTCCACGGTGCCAAGCTCCCCGGAGCCAAACTCACGCTCATGAGCGCCGCGAGTCGGGAATCAGAACTGACCCCCGGCAGGGCGGACTTGTCCGGCACGGACCCGAGCGGCGCAATTCTCGTCGGTGCACAACGCATCTGTCCGTACCGGCCGGACTTCCCGACCGGCTGACCCACACAGGGAGCGGGGCCGGTCCGCACCGATCCCGCGTTCGAAGGCGATCGGGCGGGAACGGTGCGGCTTCACATGTCGTACCGCGTCGTCAGCAGCGCGAGAACGGCCGTCAGGAGCACCGCGGACAGGAAACCGACGATCCAGACCACCGTGAGCCGATCGGGCTCGATCTCGACGCCGGAGTTCTGCCGCTGGGCGATGTAGTGCCTGAGCACCCGGGCGCGGACGGGGAAGAGGGCGATCGGGAGGGAGACGAACGCGACGCTGTACAGGAACAGCAGTTCCGGCACCGGTTCGGACCGCAGCAGGTTGATCGCCAGGACAACGGCGGCGAACACGGGAGTCAGGACGTAGAACGCCCGCCTTTTCCACCTGCTCTGCTGCTTCCACGCGCTCCGTGACGCGCCCGGGAGCCTCATGCTGTCGACCAGCGCCCGCACACCGAGCATGAAGAACGCCGTCGCCGCGAGTGCGATCAGCCACCAACCGGACTCGGGAATCGAGAACAGCATCTTCCTCCCACCATCCCTTGGTCACACGGCGACTGCTTGTCCGGTGGGCGACGCCACTTCGCCGTGTCGGCGAGCTCGTTCGGCTCGACTTCCACGCCGTCGCGCACCGTCTGCGACATCTGCCGTCAGGGGCATCGTTGCACCTGCTCATGCCGAAGATCACTGCCGGAACCGGGCAACCTTCTCGGCTCGGCGTTGCCCCCTCGGCGCGATCGAACCACGGTTGCGGGGTGTGGCGATGACGAGTACCGCCGCCACCATCCGCTCCGTCTCCGGCGTCGGAGCACTCGGACGGGCATCGAGCGTGGCCGAGCACCGCGCTGCCGGCTGGTCGTGCTTGTCGGGTGCGCGATTCGGCCCGCTTCTTCTTCGGTGAACGGCATGTTGGAATATTGAACATGAAGGAAATTTTCTATGCCCTCCGGGAGGCTTTTACCTTTCGAGTCGCTTTGCCTCGGTGTGGGCGAGGAAATATCCCTCCGCTCGCCCGTGCGCTAATAGCAGA
It encodes the following:
- a CDS encoding YncE family protein yields the protein MRIRRVAHRTTTVAVALAAALGLATPAAADTTATLPTTSFGDIAVDDTHRKVFVTDPDDGSIIVTDFEGSVLAEIPNQPGARGMTLTSDDSTLYVALQDSDGIAVIDTATHSIREHYHTGSGTGPARVALTAGKLWFSYGDDGWGDIGSIDLPVADADHPAVTRGLAGDFRWYYPPLLEVSPNAPGTLVAGEPSLSITTVGVYDVAGGTPVEKAWAQDLGEDGSGNLQDMALSADGTETILASGAPYHHHAYKVADLSPTTIYNTDTYPNSVAVAPDGTIAAGTSSAYEPDIWLFEPGVSEPYRTIDFPTVPAPYNSYHTPELVDGGLAWSEDQSRLFAVVEVAYSKPLELRVLNNPET